In Syntrophomonas wolfei subsp. wolfei str. Goettingen G311, a single window of DNA contains:
- a CDS encoding S-layer homology domain-containing protein — protein MIQPVSSVMAFSDMEGHWSKPVVTRAATLDFIKGYPDNSFQPEKEISQMEALVLFMRAVGLGNEKTTAKTSKKEAPRPLKAPEVPWGQNYMDTAVKNELLDDKWISSFQADRPATRLQVVSLLCRLLQLPLPDSVSSGQNAFSDLDNTSSEYIPYIIALSQAGIMKGYEDGTFKPERSLKRSEAAALLSSLMEQNWVKTDASRILEGWVEKIIVDKNKSEIELRSLSGVKKVKVDPGLQCFAGAGECQLRDTLDYRAEVLLNQKKQAACISIIEKRKFIAVEDKITGTVKSVLIGLDSVLVLRDLNCEERRLPLSWGALIDSEGKAKAKDFTSLKPGTFVTAQLAEGQVQKVTVLETKTISGTIQDLSGRRLTLAKKGSSSQIGKPEWFNYWDRARMVDKDGRAIGGVSRGDAIKVTYLDPNPGEIDDEIPLEIMLSSRPALKKVKAEVEKLTILDNYYKLTVKKNKVYEVDKTVQVYSSNGGEIQFNSLNAGDKVEMEVDGAGVVMKIILL, from the coding sequence ATGATTCAACCAGTGAGTTCAGTTATGGCTTTTAGTGATATGGAGGGGCATTGGTCCAAACCGGTAGTTACCCGGGCAGCTACGCTTGATTTCATTAAGGGTTATCCTGACAATAGCTTCCAGCCGGAAAAGGAAATCAGCCAAATGGAAGCCCTGGTTTTATTTATGCGGGCCGTAGGTCTGGGTAATGAAAAAACTACCGCCAAAACAAGCAAAAAGGAAGCTCCCCGGCCGCTTAAAGCTCCGGAAGTACCCTGGGGACAAAACTATATGGATACGGCGGTTAAAAATGAACTGCTAGATGATAAATGGATATCTTCCTTTCAGGCTGATCGCCCGGCTACCCGGCTTCAGGTAGTTTCCTTACTTTGTCGTCTTCTGCAATTGCCGCTTCCAGATTCCGTCTCTTCCGGACAGAATGCCTTTTCCGATCTAGACAACACTTCCTCCGAATATATTCCATATATAATAGCTTTATCCCAGGCCGGTATTATGAAAGGCTACGAGGATGGCACTTTTAAACCTGAGCGCAGTTTAAAACGCAGTGAGGCCGCGGCTCTTTTGAGCAGTTTAATGGAACAGAACTGGGTTAAGACAGATGCTTCCAGGATACTGGAAGGCTGGGTAGAAAAAATCATTGTAGATAAAAATAAAAGCGAGATAGAACTACGCTCTCTTTCCGGAGTGAAAAAAGTAAAGGTCGATCCTGGCCTGCAGTGTTTTGCCGGAGCAGGAGAATGCCAGTTGCGTGATACTTTAGACTACCGGGCGGAGGTTTTGTTGAACCAGAAAAAGCAGGCCGCTTGCATCTCTATAATCGAAAAAAGGAAGTTTATTGCTGTTGAAGATAAGATAACAGGTACCGTCAAATCAGTCTTAATAGGTTTAGACAGCGTACTGGTACTAAGGGATTTGAATTGCGAGGAAAGACGGCTTCCCTTGTCCTGGGGGGCGCTTATTGATAGTGAGGGTAAAGCCAAGGCTAAGGATTTTACTTCTTTGAAGCCGGGTACTTTTGTCACTGCCCAGCTGGCAGAGGGGCAGGTGCAAAAAGTAACGGTTTTAGAAACCAAAACGATTTCCGGTACTATTCAAGATTTAAGCGGGCGCAGGCTAACCCTGGCGAAAAAGGGCTCCAGCTCCCAAATCGGTAAACCGGAATGGTTTAATTACTGGGATCGTGCCCGGATGGTGGACAAAGATGGACGAGCTATAGGTGGGGTTTCAAGAGGTGATGCTATAAAGGTTACTTATCTCGATCCCAACCCCGGGGAAATAGATGATGAAATACCTTTGGAAATAATGCTTAGCTCCCGGCCGGCCCTGAAAAAAGTCAAGGCTGAGGTGGAAAAGCTCACTATCTTGGACAATTATTATAAGTTGACCGTAAAAAAGAATAAAGTCTATGAAGTGGATAAAACGGTGCAGGTTTATTCTTCCAACGGTGGTGAGATTCAATTCAATAGTCTTAATGCTGGCGATAAGGTAGAAATGGAAGTTGACGGAGCCGGGGTGGTAATGAAGATTATCCTTTTGTAA
- a CDS encoding PQQ-binding-like beta-propeller repeat protein, translated as MENKELIRGFYNRIGIALFVVFFLLLAFPASGEAASKLEQFPAAKEAGQPGQLLWKLSGLGKLSSDIIFAPNGNLLFPSNNKLNCVNPEGKLIWEMQGKGKGMLGKPILTEAGGVYFANGSVIQEGKLNGALGWDFSVYADGKAQKTPLLARGPGNILYLPLPDALYGVDTVGHYVWMLSPWESSDGKTSKLINPRTFLACTADEQAFYLVFGDKAGNYKLAAINAQGEYLWKYWLGDISSAFLLADNEGKLYASVNFKKAAQGSKGGKLNQAKVYCFKNSSGNSPIWSNSFSVANQVTAPVLGNSKTLYFTGGNKLYALDTEKGKVLWDTPLLKLVSTPAVSQNGYIYGGSSDGDLFAVKPSGRLAWFRQLDGAVERAPLIGPDNFIYVHTAKGSLYKIKDNFKES; from the coding sequence GTGGAGAATAAAGAGTTGATAAGGGGATTTTATAACAGGATAGGAATTGCCTTATTCGTGGTATTTTTCCTGTTGCTGGCTTTCCCGGCAAGCGGTGAAGCAGCCAGCAAGCTGGAACAATTTCCTGCGGCTAAAGAGGCCGGGCAGCCGGGCCAGTTGTTGTGGAAGCTGTCAGGGTTAGGTAAATTAAGTTCAGATATCATCTTTGCTCCCAATGGCAACCTGCTTTTTCCCTCTAACAATAAATTGAATTGCGTTAATCCCGAAGGGAAACTGATATGGGAGATGCAGGGCAAAGGGAAGGGCATGCTGGGAAAACCGATTCTGACCGAAGCCGGAGGTGTTTATTTCGCCAACGGGTCCGTCATCCAGGAGGGCAAATTGAACGGAGCTCTGGGTTGGGATTTTTCCGTCTATGCTGATGGGAAAGCACAGAAAACACCCTTATTGGCCCGCGGTCCAGGAAACATATTATACTTGCCCTTACCTGACGCCCTTTATGGGGTCGATACGGTGGGACACTATGTCTGGATGCTTTCACCCTGGGAATCTTCAGACGGTAAAACCAGTAAGTTAATTAATCCCAGAACATTTTTGGCCTGTACTGCTGATGAGCAGGCTTTTTATCTTGTTTTCGGGGACAAGGCGGGCAATTACAAACTGGCGGCCATAAATGCCCAAGGGGAATACCTGTGGAAATACTGGTTGGGGGATATAAGCTCCGCTTTTCTTTTAGCAGATAATGAAGGAAAACTCTATGCCAGCGTGAATTTTAAGAAGGCAGCGCAGGGCAGCAAGGGAGGAAAACTGAACCAGGCAAAGGTTTACTGTTTTAAGAATAGCAGTGGCAATTCCCCCATCTGGAGCAATTCTTTCTCAGTGGCTAACCAGGTAACAGCGCCGGTACTGGGTAATTCCAAAACCCTGTATTTTACAGGTGGCAATAAGCTTTATGCTCTTGATACGGAAAAGGGCAAAGTCCTTTGGGATACCCCGTTGCTCAAGCTGGTATCCACCCCGGCTGTAAGCCAGAATGGTTATATTTATGGAGGCAGCAGTGACGGCGACCTGTTTGCGGTTAAGCCATCAGGGCGTTTAGCCTGGTTTCGCCAGCTGGATGGGGCGGTGGAGAGAGCCCCTTTAATAGGGCCGGATAACTTTATTTATGTTCATACCGCTAAAGGAAGTCTTTATAAAATCAAGGACAATTTTAAGGAAAGTTAA
- a CDS encoding acetyl-CoA hydrolase/transferase family protein: MTVVKKLSHAGSWREDYRQKLCSAEDAAALIKNNDIIAMAGGTSIPKGFATALSKRARELFNITLLQGFSLCNYEFMQPQFKEHIHIETSFVGLTERKCIQMGLATYVPIHLHKLPAWLDNRGPNVAAHAVTPPDENGYMNRSCYAGLCHRRSLENAKTVIVEVNPNTPWLCGDDFKLHVSEVDYIIENPFEMEEINDIPISENESQIAAFVADMIPDGSTIQLGLGGLANAVGHLLKEKKDLGLHAEVISNSMMQLMKLGVINNSRKNFYPGKALGCFAVGNRELWKYIDHNENFCFREVDYINDPQVIARNHGLISVNNSLMMDLTGQAASESIGSFQYSGTGGQVDFVRGAGLSPGGKSILSLNSTYKGKDGRIGSRIVPVLPEGTVVSTSRNEVQYVVTEYGVANLRWQSISERAKRLIAIAHPDFRDSLRFAARKHGWI, translated from the coding sequence GTGACAGTTGTGAAGAAATTATCTCATGCTGGTTCCTGGCGGGAAGACTACCGGCAAAAGCTTTGCTCAGCGGAAGATGCTGCTGCCTTGATAAAAAACAATGACATAATTGCTATGGCGGGAGGGACATCCATCCCCAAAGGTTTTGCAACAGCGCTAAGCAAGCGAGCCCGGGAGTTATTCAATATTACTCTTCTCCAGGGCTTTTCTCTTTGTAATTATGAATTCATGCAGCCTCAATTCAAAGAACATATTCATATAGAAACTTCTTTTGTTGGGCTTACAGAAAGAAAATGCATTCAAATGGGACTGGCGACTTATGTGCCCATTCATCTACACAAGTTGCCTGCGTGGTTGGATAACAGAGGACCTAATGTTGCAGCCCATGCGGTGACTCCGCCGGACGAAAACGGTTATATGAACCGTTCCTGTTATGCTGGTCTATGTCACCGGCGAAGTCTTGAAAATGCTAAAACAGTTATTGTTGAGGTTAATCCTAATACGCCCTGGTTATGTGGTGATGATTTCAAGCTTCATGTATCTGAAGTCGATTATATAATTGAAAACCCCTTTGAGATGGAAGAAATAAATGATATTCCTATAAGCGAAAACGAAAGTCAGATAGCTGCTTTCGTAGCGGATATGATTCCTGATGGCAGTACCATTCAACTGGGACTGGGGGGCCTGGCGAATGCTGTAGGACATTTATTAAAAGAAAAAAAGGATTTGGGGCTTCATGCCGAAGTAATATCTAATTCGATGATGCAACTTATGAAACTGGGGGTAATAAACAACTCCCGGAAGAATTTTTACCCGGGTAAAGCTCTGGGTTGCTTTGCTGTAGGTAACCGGGAGCTTTGGAAATATATTGATCATAATGAAAACTTCTGCTTCCGTGAGGTTGACTATATTAATGACCCGCAGGTAATTGCTCGTAACCACGGTCTGATTTCGGTCAACAATAGTTTAATGATGGATCTTACCGGGCAGGCAGCTTCCGAATCGATAGGTTCTTTCCAATATAGCGGTACCGGGGGACAGGTGGATTTTGTACGCGGAGCGGGACTATCTCCGGGAGGGAAAAGCATATTATCTTTAAACTCAACCTACAAAGGCAAGGATGGGAGAATAGGTTCGCGAATAGTGCCCGTTCTACCTGAGGGAACCGTAGTCTCTACCTCCCGCAACGAAGTGCAATATGTAGTGACCGAATACGGGGTGGCCAATCTCCGCTGGCAGAGCATAAGCGAGCGGGCGAAGCGGCTTATTGCTATAGCCCACCCTGATTTCCGGGACAGTCTTCGCTTTGCGGCCAGGAAGCACGGCTGGATATAG
- a CDS encoding IS1634 family transposase gives MRLSISKSKNSTSLYVIKSTYENGIHSSKVVESLGTVEELNKKLDGRDPIEWAKEYIAKLNEKEKLNKREVLVKYSPVKIIDKGQQRLFNGGYLFLQKIYHELKLDKMCWAIAKKYNFSYDLNSILSRLVYARVIYPSSKLSTYQLSSRFMEQPSFDLHQIYRALEIIAKEADSIQASLYSNSLAVSKRNTRVLYYDCTNYFFEIEQESGIKQYGYSKEHRPNPIVQMGLFMDGDGVPLAVYIGKGNTNEQLTLKPLEKKILSDFNCSKFIVCTDAGLASNSNRQFNNQGERAFITTQSIKKLKKHLKEWALSPEGWHLPDDSSIYSLDKIDEKKDLEKIFYKERWIVEDGLEQKLIVSFSLKYQNYQRKVRNAQIERARKVLDTNLGKLKKVNQNDYKRFIKKTSITPEGEVASKAVYEIDNSVIQKEEAFDGFYAVCTNLDGDTAALLTVNRRRWRIEECFRIMKSEFRARPVYLSRDDRITAHFITCFIALVVYRLLEKKLGEQYTCSEIVQGLRDMNFYEVKGEGFVPTYMRTDFTDSLHDAFGFRTDYQILTMRQMKNIFKATKS, from the coding sequence ATGCGGCTGTCAATTTCCAAGTCTAAGAACTCCACTTCCCTTTATGTCATTAAATCCACCTACGAAAACGGTATCCATTCTTCTAAAGTCGTTGAAAGTCTCGGCACGGTCGAGGAGCTTAATAAAAAGCTGGATGGCAGGGATCCTATCGAGTGGGCCAAGGAGTATATCGCAAAGCTTAACGAGAAGGAAAAGCTGAACAAACGCGAAGTCCTGGTCAAGTATTCCCCGGTCAAGATTATCGACAAAGGCCAGCAGCGCTTATTCAACGGCGGGTACCTTTTTTTGCAGAAGATATATCACGAACTGAAGCTTGATAAAATGTGCTGGGCTATCGCTAAGAAGTACAATTTCTCTTACGACCTGAATTCCATCCTATCCAGGCTTGTCTACGCGAGGGTTATCTACCCTTCCTCCAAGCTTTCTACCTACCAACTTTCATCAAGGTTCATGGAGCAGCCCTCGTTTGACCTCCACCAAATCTACCGTGCGTTGGAGATAATAGCCAAAGAGGCTGACTCTATTCAGGCGTCCCTTTATTCCAACAGCCTGGCAGTATCAAAGAGGAACACCCGGGTGCTGTACTACGACTGCACCAATTACTTCTTCGAAATAGAGCAGGAGTCAGGCATCAAGCAATACGGCTACTCCAAAGAGCATCGCCCCAACCCCATTGTCCAGATGGGGCTTTTCATGGATGGGGACGGGGTGCCCCTGGCTGTATATATCGGCAAAGGCAATACTAACGAGCAGCTGACTCTAAAGCCGCTGGAGAAGAAAATACTGTCTGACTTTAATTGCTCCAAGTTCATCGTCTGCACCGATGCCGGGCTCGCCTCCAATAGCAACCGGCAGTTCAACAACCAGGGCGAGCGAGCTTTTATCACTACGCAATCGATCAAGAAACTGAAGAAGCACCTAAAGGAATGGGCATTGAGCCCTGAGGGCTGGCACCTCCCGGACGACAGCTCCATATACAGTCTGGACAAGATTGATGAGAAAAAAGACCTGGAAAAGATTTTTTACAAGGAACGCTGGATTGTGGAGGATGGGCTGGAGCAGAAGCTTATTGTGTCTTTTTCGCTCAAGTACCAAAACTACCAGCGTAAGGTCAGGAACGCCCAAATTGAGCGTGCCCGCAAAGTCCTTGATACGAATTTGGGCAAGTTGAAGAAGGTGAACCAAAACGACTACAAGCGTTTTATCAAGAAAACCAGCATCACCCCAGAGGGGGAGGTCGCCAGCAAGGCGGTATATGAAATCGATAATTCTGTCATCCAGAAAGAGGAGGCTTTTGATGGCTTCTACGCGGTCTGCACCAACCTTGACGGCGACACCGCTGCCCTCCTTACGGTAAACAGGAGGCGTTGGCGGATCGAGGAATGCTTCAGAATCATGAAAAGCGAGTTTAGGGCTAGGCCGGTATACCTCAGCCGCGACGACAGGATAACGGCGCATTTCATTACATGTTTTATCGCGCTGGTGGTCTACCGACTCTTGGAGAAGAAGCTGGGCGAGCAGTACACGTGCAGCGAGATCGTTCAGGGGCTGCGGGACATGAATTTCTATGAGGTCAAGGGGGAGGGGTTCGTCCCCACCTATATGAGAACGGACTTCACCGACAGCCTTCATGATGCTTTTGGCTTCCGTACTGACTACCAGATACTCACCATGCGACAGATGAAAAATATTTTTAAAGCTACTAAGTCTTAG
- the csm6 gene encoding type III-A CRISPR-associated CARF protein Csm6 translates to MSYAKVSFSTLGMTDPIKNDYDGPLLHIMRHYKPQKVYLFMTKRVCELADQNDRYRVHAMELCKKESYDCEIIELRYEEIDNPQQFDIFYPVFEKELIDIHNANPGCEILINLSSGTPQMKSACHLLALTTPFPVIPIQVTTPNESENYGSANYDLETSWKNNLDNDPELGTNNRTQLVESDNLRYLFLREAAISNINAFNYSSALAILASVAEFVPEDVIHLLMAAQHRKNMDLREAKKRSRLANYDLFPVKSGDAQELFEYLLLLDLQQNSGQLMDFVRGISPALSRLFECFLREKCQRQVKLDYCVNKRHEPDHYWLKRDKLAEKDPSLLCYYDLRFPNGFRDSDLSCSTLLPMIEFDCRPGGRFPNEKVLLKAQYMRSVEEKIRNPAAHNIVAVKEKQFMQLVGISSASLVKDMQWMFKITYPQYFNTLENVWNSYNRMNEYIISRLKA, encoded by the coding sequence TTGAGTTATGCAAAAGTCTCATTTAGTACTTTGGGGATGACCGACCCAATAAAAAATGATTATGATGGACCATTATTACATATCATGCGTCATTATAAACCACAAAAGGTGTATTTATTTATGACCAAGCGGGTATGCGAGTTGGCTGACCAGAATGATCGTTACCGCGTCCATGCTATGGAACTATGTAAAAAAGAAAGTTACGATTGTGAAATAATTGAACTGCGTTATGAAGAAATTGATAACCCCCAACAATTTGACATTTTTTATCCTGTTTTTGAAAAAGAGCTTATAGATATACATAACGCAAATCCTGGTTGTGAGATACTAATTAATCTATCTTCGGGAACACCGCAAATGAAATCAGCCTGCCATTTGCTAGCCTTAACAACACCATTTCCCGTTATTCCTATTCAGGTGACTACTCCTAACGAAAGTGAAAATTACGGTTCCGCTAATTATGACTTGGAGACTAGCTGGAAAAACAATCTCGATAATGATCCGGAGTTGGGGACTAATAATAGAACGCAACTGGTAGAATCGGACAACCTTCGCTACCTTTTTTTGCGGGAAGCAGCCATAAGCAATATTAATGCTTTTAACTATTCTTCGGCTCTGGCTATTCTTGCATCGGTTGCAGAATTTGTGCCAGAGGATGTTATTCATTTATTAATGGCCGCTCAACATCGCAAAAATATGGATTTGCGTGAGGCCAAAAAAAGAAGTCGCCTGGCTAATTATGATCTCTTTCCAGTTAAGTCGGGTGATGCTCAGGAACTGTTTGAATATTTGCTTTTACTGGATTTGCAACAAAATTCCGGCCAGTTGATGGATTTTGTACGTGGCATTTCGCCGGCTTTAAGCAGATTGTTTGAGTGCTTTTTACGGGAAAAGTGCCAGCGGCAGGTCAAGTTGGATTATTGTGTAAATAAGCGGCATGAACCCGACCACTACTGGTTAAAACGCGACAAACTGGCGGAGAAAGATCCTTCGTTGTTATGCTATTATGATTTAAGGTTTCCCAATGGTTTTAGAGATAGTGATTTGTCCTGTTCTACCCTATTACCGATGATTGAATTTGATTGCAGGCCAGGGGGAAGATTTCCTAATGAAAAGGTTTTATTGAAGGCGCAGTATATGCGAAGTGTGGAGGAAAAGATTAGGAATCCCGCTGCCCATAATATAGTTGCGGTTAAGGAGAAACAGTTCATGCAATTGGTTGGTATCTCAAGTGCATCATTAGTTAAGGATATGCAATGGATGTTTAAAATCACTTATCCCCAGTACTTTAATACTTTGGAGAATGTATGGAATAGTTACAATCGGATGAATGAATATATTATTAGTAGGCTGAAAGCTTGA
- a CDS encoding transposase, whose product MNIRQNCIFSFEDALKIQPKSRLEKIINTLDLKPVLCKLDKPGEIRVGPKPYPAYAMLNALIAMRLENMGTFTQLVERLTYDPHLRYVCGFEPFGTAPSKSCFSRFYSKLAQSGCLETLFTSLVKQAEEMGLLDLSSVAIDATKVEAYEKSVPRKNIIQDGNAADWGIKSDTNGNPIKWFGYKLHIGTDVRSGLPIAMKVTPANCSDSSVALELVEKCCANTQSKIVYFLMDAGYDHREIYSVIRDKYHAQAIIALNKRGAKQPPEGFDWDGTPICSARYRMVYWGSYQGVNKFRCPHIMGKCDCPFGSAWCSDSNYGMVVKTKVKDDPRLFSSPHRGSANWQKQYNLRTYSERCFSRFKENLGLEDGLNVRKITKVETHAYLCAITMIAAVIAINQDSSTRSSAA is encoded by the coding sequence ATGAATATTCGACAGAACTGTATTTTCTCCTTTGAAGACGCATTAAAAATACAACCGAAATCAAGGCTTGAGAAAATAATTAACACCCTTGATCTAAAACCAGTTCTTTGCAAATTAGATAAACCTGGCGAGATAAGAGTTGGACCAAAACCATACCCAGCCTATGCGATGTTAAATGCCCTGATAGCTATGAGACTAGAGAACATGGGTACCTTTACTCAACTGGTTGAACGACTTACTTATGATCCTCATCTACGGTATGTTTGCGGTTTTGAACCATTTGGTACCGCGCCTAGCAAATCATGTTTTAGCCGGTTTTATTCAAAACTTGCTCAGAGCGGTTGTTTAGAAACATTGTTTACTTCCCTGGTTAAACAAGCAGAGGAAATGGGCCTTCTTGATCTTAGTTCAGTAGCAATTGACGCTACCAAGGTAGAAGCTTATGAAAAGTCCGTTCCCCGCAAGAATATCATCCAGGATGGTAATGCCGCTGATTGGGGTATTAAGAGTGATACCAACGGCAACCCTATCAAGTGGTTTGGCTACAAGCTCCATATTGGCACCGATGTAAGGTCCGGGCTTCCCATAGCAATGAAGGTAACGCCGGCCAATTGTTCTGATTCCAGTGTAGCTTTGGAGTTGGTTGAGAAATGTTGTGCCAATACTCAGTCCAAAATAGTTTACTTCCTGATGGATGCTGGCTATGACCACCGTGAAATATATTCTGTAATCAGAGATAAATACCACGCCCAAGCTATCATTGCCCTGAATAAGCGGGGTGCTAAACAACCTCCAGAAGGTTTTGATTGGGATGGAACTCCCATCTGTTCTGCTAGGTATCGGATGGTGTACTGGGGTTCCTATCAGGGAGTAAACAAGTTTAGATGTCCTCATATTATGGGTAAATGCGACTGTCCTTTTGGCTCCGCCTGGTGTTCTGATAGCAACTATGGAATGGTGGTAAAAACTAAAGTTAAAGACGATCCCAGGTTATTTTCAAGTCCCCACCGGGGCTCTGCTAACTGGCAGAAGCAATATAATTTGAGAACCTACTCAGAACGCTGTTTCAGCCGTTTTAAGGAAAACTTGGGTTTAGAAGACGGGCTAAACGTTAGAAAAATAACTAAGGTTGAAACCCACGCTTATCTCTGCGCTATAACTATGATTGCAGCTGTAATAGCAATAAACCAAGACAGCAGTACTAGATCATCAGCAGCATAA
- the cas2 gene encoding CRISPR-associated endonuclease Cas2 yields MIHSTNRIFLFDEFIAEERRKYLVVVIYDIVDNRRRAAFAKYLKGFGVRVQKSAFECILPDAKYQKLLKGIPKLIDKEDQVRVYKLTSNADIRAWGTVELLEEEEVVIL; encoded by the coding sequence ATGATTCATAGTACGAATCGAATTTTCCTCTTTGATGAATTTATAGCGGAAGAGAGGCGAAAATACTTGGTTGTAGTAATTTATGATATTGTGGATAATCGCCGTCGTGCAGCCTTTGCCAAGTACTTGAAGGGATTTGGAGTGCGTGTACAAAAATCAGCCTTTGAATGTATTTTGCCTGATGCGAAATATCAAAAGTTGCTTAAAGGGATACCCAAATTAATAGATAAAGAAGATCAAGTCAGGGTGTACAAATTGACTAGCAATGCTGACATCAGAGCCTGGGGAACAGTTGAGTTGCTTGAAGAGGAGGAAGTGGTAATTCTATAG
- the cas1 gene encoding CRISPR-associated endonuclease Cas1 → MSFLYVYERSAKIGVQENCVVVESKKENLKRILPIEGVENVIIFGDASLSSNCVKQFMERDINLTWLSSRGKFYGRLESTRNVNIYRQRKQFACGEDDEFCLALAKRIILAKVKNQITILRRYRRNRPEKSVQKIIDAMAKLLPIMERVHNKDELMGHEGMAARYYYQGLAELVEPDFAFSGRNRQPPRDPFNSLLSFAYTLLMYDLYTAAVNRGLNPYASFLHSIRRGHPALCSDLMEEWRAILADSLALYVTSKGIIKRENFEKPNEEGGVYLDGIGSKAFIAEYEKKVRGRSNYLAYVDYSVSFRRAMEMQCQRLAKAIEEGDPSIYQPVVIR, encoded by the coding sequence TTGAGTTTTCTATATGTTTATGAGCGGTCTGCAAAAATTGGAGTACAGGAAAATTGTGTTGTGGTGGAAAGCAAAAAGGAAAATCTGAAACGTATCTTGCCAATTGAGGGAGTGGAGAATGTAATAATCTTCGGTGATGCTTCACTTAGTTCCAATTGTGTAAAGCAATTTATGGAAAGAGACATCAATCTAACCTGGCTTTCGAGCCGAGGAAAATTTTATGGACGTCTGGAATCCACGCGAAATGTTAATATTTATCGGCAAAGAAAGCAATTTGCTTGTGGCGAGGATGATGAATTTTGCCTGGCTTTGGCCAAAAGGATAATTCTGGCCAAAGTGAAAAACCAGATTACCATTTTGCGCCGTTATCGAAGAAACCGGCCTGAAAAATCAGTGCAGAAAATTATTGATGCTATGGCCAAGCTATTACCTATAATGGAGCGAGTTCACAATAAGGACGAATTGATGGGACATGAGGGAATGGCGGCTCGGTATTATTATCAAGGTTTAGCTGAATTAGTTGAGCCTGATTTTGCTTTTTCGGGAAGAAACAGACAGCCTCCCCGAGATCCTTTTAATTCCCTTTTGAGTTTTGCGTATACTCTATTAATGTATGATTTATATACTGCTGCAGTAAATCGGGGATTAAATCCTTATGCCAGCTTTCTGCATAGCATTAGAAGAGGACATCCAGCCTTATGCTCGGACTTAATGGAAGAATGGCGAGCGATTTTAGCGGACTCATTAGCACTTTATGTTACAAGTAAAGGAATAATTAAGCGAGAAAACTTTGAGAAGCCCAATGAGGAGGGTGGGGTATATTTAGATGGTATCGGTTCCAAGGCCTTTATCGCTGAATATGAAAAAAAGGTACGTGGTCGATCTAATTACCTTGCTTATGTTGATTATTCTGTAAGTTTTCGGAGAGCTATGGAAATGCAGTGTCAACGTTTGGCTAAAGCTATTGAAGAAGGAGATCCAAGTATATATCAACCGGTGGTGATCAGATGA